In the Pseudochaenichthys georgianus chromosome 1, fPseGeo1.2, whole genome shotgun sequence genome, one interval contains:
- the arfip1 gene encoding arfaptin-1, translating into MNEQPKSGAVVLSDDLKSPAMEKLDLVRKWSINTYKCTRQILSEKLGRGSRTVDLDLEAQIEVLRDNKKKYQNVIKLAQTLANQLSQIMQTQRQLGNAFADLSLKSPELHEEFGYNAETQKLLSKNGETLLAGINFFIGSVNTLVDQTIEDTLINIKQYEFARVEYDAYRTDLEELNLGPRDATTMPRIEFSQQQFQIYREKYERMRNDVSVKLKFLEENKVKVLHNQLILFHNAIAAYYAGNQQQLEQTLKQFHIKLKIPGGDSPSWLEEH; encoded by the exons ATGAATGAACAGCCAAAGAGCGGAGCGGTGGTCCTATCAGACGACTTAAAGAGCCCAGCCATGGAGAAACTGGACCTAGTGAGAAAGTGGAGCATCAACACTTATAAA TGTACCAGACAGATCCTGTCTGAGAAGCTGGGACGGGGCTCGAGGACGGTGGACCTGGATCTGGAGGCCCAAATCGAAGTCCTGCGCGACAACAagaagaagtaccagaatgtcaTCAAACTGGCTCAGACGCTGGCCAATCAGCTGTCCCAGATAATGCAGACGCAGAGGCAGCTGGGTAACGCCTTCGCCGACCTCAGCCTCAAGTCACCAGAACTGCAT GAGGAGTTTGGTTACAACGCTGAGACCCAAAAGCTTTTGTCCAAAAATGGAGAGACATTGCTGGCTGGCATCAACTTTTTCATCGGCAGTGTAAACACTCTTGTGGACCAAACAATTGAAGACACCTTGATTAATATCAAACAGTATGAATTTGCAAG AGTTGAGTATGACGCGTACCGTACAGATTTGGAGGAGTTGAATCTGGGACCACGTGATGCCACCACCATGCCCAGGATCGAGTTCTCCCAGCAGCAGTTCCAGATCTACCGCGAGAAATACGAGAGGATGCGAAACGACGTCTCCGTCAAGCTGAAGTTCCTGGAAGAGAACAAG GTGAAGGTATTGCACAACCAGCTCATCCTGTTCCACAATGCCATTGCTGCGTACTACGCCGGAAACCAACAGCAGCTGGAACAGACACTCAAGCAGTTCCACATCAAGTTGAAAATTCCGGGTGGGGACAGTCCATCTTGGCTGGAAGAGCACTAA